A window of the Streptococcus sp. 116-D4 genome harbors these coding sequences:
- a CDS encoding DNA polymerase III subunit alpha yields the protein MIAQLDTKTVYSFMESVISIDKYVRVAKDYGYTHLAMMDIDNLYGAFDFLEVTKKYGIHPLLGLDMNVLVDDKDVNLRFLALSSVGYQQLMKLSTAKMQGEKTWSVLSQYLEDIAIIVPYFEELESLNLGREYYIGVYPETLASEFHHPILPLYRVNTFESKDREVLQVLTAIKENLPLREVPLRSHQNVFISTSSLEKLFQERFPQALDNLEKLISGISYDLDTSLKLPRFNPARPAVEELRERAEFGLAQKGLTSKDYQDRLDQELAVIHDMGFDDYFLVVWDLLRFGRSNGYYMGMGRGSAVGSLVSYALDITGIDPVEKDLIFERFLNRERYTMPDIDIDIPDIYRPDFIRYVGNKYGSKHAAQIVTFSTFGAKQALRDVLKRFGVPEYELSAITKKISFRDNLKSAYEGNLQFRQQINSKLEYQKAFEIACKIEGYPRQTSVHAAGVVISDQDLTNYIPLKHGDEIPLTQYDAHGVEASGLLKMDFLGLRNLSFVQKMQELLAETEGIQLKIEEIDLEDKETLALFAAGNTKGIFQFEQPGAIRLLKRVQPICFEDVVATTSLNRPGASDYINNFVARKHGKEEVTVLDPALEDILAPTYGIMLYQEQVMQVAQRFAGFSLGKADILRRAMGKKDASAMHEMRASFIQGSIEAGHTVEKAEQVFDVMEKFAGYGFNRSHAYAYSALAFQLAYFKTHYPAIFYQVMLNSSNSDYLTDALEAGFEVAPLSINTIPYHDKIENKSIYLGLKSIKGVSKDLALWIIEHRPYSNIEDFIAKLPENYLKLPLLEPLVKVGLFDSFEKNRQKVFNNLANLFEFVKELGSLFGDTIYSWQESEDWTEQEKFYMEQELLGVGVSKHPLQAILSKAIYPITSIGNLSENSYAIILVEVQKIKVIRTKKGENMAFLQVDDSKKKLDVTLFSDLYRQVGQEVREGAFYYIKGKVQSRDGRLQMIAQEIREAVAERFWIQVKNHDSDQEISRILDKYKGTIPVIIRYEEEQKTIISPHHFVVKSTELEAKLGGIVMKTIYR from the coding sequence TTGATCGCACAACTAGATACAAAAACAGTCTATAGTTTTATGGAGAGTGTCATTTCAATCGACAAGTATGTGAGAGTAGCAAAAGACTATGGATACACTCATCTGGCTATGATGGATATTGATAATCTTTATGGGGCTTTCGACTTTCTAGAGGTTACAAAAAAATACGGCATTCATCCTTTATTAGGGCTTGATATGAATGTCCTTGTAGATGATAAGGATGTGAATCTGCGCTTTTTAGCTTTATCTAGTGTGGGCTATCAGCAGTTGATGAAACTTTCAACAGCCAAGATGCAGGGGGAGAAAACTTGGTCAGTTCTATCCCAGTATCTGGAGGATATTGCGATCATTGTGCCTTATTTTGAAGAGCTTGAGTCGCTCAATCTAGGTCGTGAATACTATATTGGGGTTTACCCAGAAACACTGGCCAGCGAATTTCACCATCCAATCTTGCCTCTTTATCGGGTCAATACATTTGAAAGTAAGGATAGAGAGGTTCTTCAAGTATTAACAGCGATTAAAGAAAATCTACCTCTAAGAGAGGTTCCCTTACGCTCACATCAAAATGTCTTTATATCGACAAGTTCTTTAGAGAAATTATTCCAAGAACGTTTTCCTCAAGCCTTGGACAATTTAGAAAAGCTTATTTCAGGCATCTCTTATGACTTGGATACTAGTCTGAAGCTGCCTCGCTTCAATCCAGCTAGACCAGCCGTAGAAGAGTTGAGAGAACGTGCGGAATTTGGACTTGCTCAGAAGGGGTTGACTAGTAAAGACTATCAAGACCGTCTAGATCAAGAATTGGCTGTTATTCATGATATGGGCTTTGATGATTATTTCTTGGTTGTCTGGGATTTGTTACGTTTTGGACGTTCGAATGGCTATTACATGGGAATGGGACGAGGTTCCGCAGTTGGTAGCTTGGTTTCCTATGCTTTAGACATTACAGGGATTGACCCTGTGGAGAAGGATCTCATTTTTGAACGTTTCCTCAATCGTGAACGCTATACTATGCCTGATATTGATATTGATATTCCAGATATTTATCGTCCAGATTTTATCAGGTATGTTGGCAATAAATATGGTAGTAAACATGCGGCTCAAATCGTTACTTTTTCTACCTTTGGGGCTAAGCAAGCTCTTCGAGATGTCTTGAAACGCTTTGGTGTGCCCGAGTACGAATTATCCGCAATTACAAAGAAAATTAGTTTTCGTGATAATCTTAAGTCAGCCTATGAGGGCAATCTACAGTTTCGTCAGCAAATCAATAGTAAGTTAGAATATCAAAAAGCCTTTGAAATTGCCTGTAAGATTGAGGGCTATCCAAGACAAACCTCTGTCCATGCGGCTGGTGTTGTAATCAGTGATCAAGATTTGACCAACTACATCCCTCTAAAGCATGGTGATGAAATTCCACTGACCCAGTATGATGCTCATGGAGTCGAAGCAAGTGGGCTTTTGAAAATGGACTTTCTGGGACTACGAAATTTGAGCTTTGTCCAGAAGATGCAAGAGTTGCTTGCTGAAACAGAAGGTATTCAGCTGAAAATTGAAGAAATCGATTTGGAAGACAAAGAAACGTTAGCTTTATTTGCTGCTGGGAATACAAAAGGTATCTTTCAATTTGAACAACCTGGTGCCATTCGTTTGCTAAAACGTGTGCAACCAATCTGTTTTGAAGATGTCGTGGCAACTACTTCCTTAAATCGACCAGGTGCTAGTGATTATATCAATAATTTTGTTGCAAGAAAGCATGGGAAGGAAGAAGTGACTGTTCTAGATCCAGCTCTAGAAGATATTTTGGCTCCAACCTATGGTATCATGCTCTATCAGGAGCAGGTTATGCAGGTAGCTCAGCGTTTTGCCGGATTTAGTCTTGGGAAGGCCGATATTTTGCGTCGAGCTATGGGTAAAAAGGATGCCTCTGCTATGCATGAGATGAGGGCTTCCTTTATTCAAGGTTCCATAGAGGCTGGACATACTGTGGAAAAGGCAGAGCAGGTCTTTGATGTCATGGAGAAGTTTGCAGGTTATGGTTTTAACAGATCTCACGCCTACGCTTACTCAGCTTTGGCCTTCCAGTTGGCTTATTTCAAAACACATTATCCAGCCATCTTTTATCAGGTCATGTTGAATTCTTCCAACAGTGATTACCTAACAGACGCACTAGAAGCAGGCTTTGAAGTAGCGCCTCTGTCCATCAACACCATTCCCTATCACGATAAAATTGAGAATAAGTCTATCTATCTAGGTCTGAAATCGATTAAGGGTGTCAGCAAGGATTTGGCGCTTTGGATTATTGAACATAGACCTTATTCTAACATTGAAGATTTTATAGCTAAATTACCAGAGAATTATCTGAAACTACCGCTGCTAGAACCTTTGGTAAAAGTTGGTCTTTTCGACTCATTTGAAAAAAACCGTCAAAAAGTATTCAATAATTTAGCTAATCTATTTGAATTTGTGAAAGAATTAGGAAGCTTGTTTGGTGATACGATATATAGTTGGCAGGAATCGGAAGATTGGACGGAACAAGAAAAATTCTATATGGAACAAGAACTTCTAGGAGTAGGAGTTAGCAAACATCCACTACAAGCTATTTTAAGCAAGGCTATTTACCCGATTACATCTATTGGAAATTTATCAGAAAATAGCTATGCTATTATATTAGTTGAAGTTCAGAAGATAAAAGTAATTCGGACCAAAAAAGGTGAAAATATGGCTTTCTTACAGGTGGATGACAGTAAGAAAAAATTGGATGTCACACTCTTTTCAGACTTATATCGACAGGTTGGGCAAGAAGTGAGAGAGGGAGCATTCTACTATATCAAAGGAAAAGTCCAGTCACGTGATGGTCGCCTGCAAATGATTGCACAAGAAATAAGAGAAGCAGTTGCGGAACGCTTTTGGATTCAGGTGAAGAATCATGATTCAGATCAAGAAATTTCGAGAATTTTAGACAAGTATAAAGGTACAATCCCTGTCATCATCAGGTATGAAGAGGAACAGAAAACAATTATTTCTCCCCATCATTTTGTAGTCAAATCCACTGAATTAGAAGCGAAATTAGGTGGGATCGTTATGAAAACGATTTATCGCTAA
- the pyk gene encoding pyruvate kinase, whose amino-acid sequence MNKRVKIVATLGPAVEIRGGKKFGDDGYWGEKLDVEASAKNIAQLIEAGANTFRFNFSHGDHQEQGDRMATVKLAEKLAGKKVGFLLDTKGPEIRTELFEGDAKEYSYKTGEKIRVAAKQGIKSTRDVIALNVAGALDIYDDVEVGHQVLVDDGKLGLRVFSKDDETREFEVVVENDGVIAKQKGVNIPNTKIPFPALAERDNADIRFGLEQGINFIAISFVRTAKDVDEVRAICEETGNGHVQLFAKIENQQGIDNLDEIIEAADGIMIARGDMGIEVPFEMVPVYQKMIITKVNAAGKVVITATNMLETMTEKPRATRSEVSDVFNAVIDGTDATMLSGESANGKYPLESVTTMATIDKNAQTLLNEYGRLNSDTFERNSKTEVMASAVKDATNSMDIKLVVTLTKTGHTARLISKYRPNADILALTFDELTERGLMLNWGVIPMLTETPSSTDDMFEIAERKAVEAGLVESGDDIVIVAGVPVGEAVRTNTMRIRTVR is encoded by the coding sequence ATGAACAAACGTGTAAAAATCGTTGCAACTTTGGGTCCTGCGGTAGAAATCCGCGGTGGTAAAAAATTCGGTGATGACGGATACTGGGGTGAAAAACTTGACGTTGAAGCTTCAGCTAAAAACATTGCTCAATTGATTGAAGCAGGAGCTAACACTTTCCGTTTCAACTTCTCACACGGTGACCACCAAGAACAAGGTGATCGTATGGCAACTGTTAAACTTGCAGAAAAACTTGCAGGTAAAAAAGTTGGTTTCCTTCTTGATACTAAAGGACCAGAAATCCGTACTGAATTGTTCGAAGGTGACGCAAAAGAGTACTCTTACAAAACTGGTGAAAAAATCCGTGTTGCAGCTAAACAAGGTATCAAATCAACTCGTGATGTGATTGCTTTGAACGTTGCTGGTGCCCTTGATATCTATGATGATGTTGAAGTTGGTCACCAAGTTTTGGTTGACGATGGTAAACTTGGTCTTCGTGTTTTCTCAAAAGACGATGAAACTCGTGAATTTGAAGTAGTCGTTGAAAATGACGGTGTTATCGCTAAACAAAAAGGTGTAAACATCCCAAACACTAAAATTCCTTTCCCAGCTCTTGCTGAACGTGATAATGCTGATATCCGTTTCGGTTTGGAACAAGGTATCAACTTCATCGCGATCTCATTTGTACGTACTGCAAAAGACGTTGACGAAGTTCGTGCAATCTGTGAAGAAACTGGTAACGGTCATGTTCAATTGTTTGCGAAAATCGAAAACCAACAAGGTATCGATAACTTGGATGAAATCATTGAAGCTGCTGACGGTATCATGATCGCTCGTGGTGACATGGGTATCGAAGTACCATTTGAAATGGTTCCAGTTTACCAAAAAATGATCATCACTAAAGTGAACGCAGCAGGTAAAGTTGTTATCACAGCAACAAACATGCTTGAAACAATGACTGAAAAACCACGTGCAACTCGTTCAGAAGTATCAGACGTATTTAACGCTGTTATCGACGGAACTGACGCAACAATGCTTTCAGGTGAGTCTGCAAACGGTAAATACCCACTTGAGTCAGTAACTACAATGGCTACAATCGATAAGAACGCACAAACTCTTCTTAACGAATACGGACGTTTGAACTCAGATACTTTCGAACGTAACTCTAAGACAGAAGTTATGGCTTCAGCTGTTAAAGATGCTACAAACTCAATGGACATTAAATTGGTTGTAACTCTTACTAAGACTGGTCATACAGCACGTTTGATCTCTAAATACCGTCCAAATGCTGATATCTTGGCATTGACATTCGACGAATTGACAGAGCGTGGATTGATGTTGAACTGGGGAGTTATCCCAATGTTGACTGAAACTCCATCATCAACAGATGATATGTTCGAAATTGCTGAACGTAAAGCAGTTGAAGCAGGTCTTGTAGAATCTGGTGATGATATTGTTATCGTAGCTGGTGTACCAGTTGGTGAAGCTGTACGTACAAACACAATGCGTATCCGTACAGTACGTTAA
- the pfkA gene encoding 6-phosphofructokinase encodes MKRIAVLTSGGDAPGMNAAIRAVVRQAISEGMEVFGIYDGYAGMVAGEIHPLDAASVGDIISRGGTFLHSARYPEFAQLEGQLKGIEQLKKHGIEGVVVIGGDGSYHGAMRLTEHGFPAIGLPGTIDNDIVGTDFTIGFDTAVTTAMDAIDKIRDTSSSHRRTFVIEVMGRNAGDIALWAGIATGADEIIIPEEGFKIEDIVESIKCGYECGKKHNIIVLAEGVMSAAEFGQKLKEAGDTSDLRVTELGHIQRGGSPTARDRVLASRMGAHAVKLLKEGIGGVAVGIRNEKMVENPILGTAEEGALFSLTADGKIVVNNPHKADLELSSLNKSLS; translated from the coding sequence ATGAAACGTATTGCTGTTTTGACTAGTGGTGGAGACGCCCCTGGTATGAATGCTGCCATCCGTGCAGTTGTTCGTCAAGCAATCTCAGAAGGAATGGAAGTTTTTGGTATCTATGATGGATATGCCGGTATGGTTGCTGGTGAAATTCATCCCCTAGATGCTGCTTCAGTAGGAGACATCATTTCTCGTGGTGGTACTTTCCTTCACTCTGCTCGTTACCCAGAGTTCGCTCAACTTGAAGGGCAACTGAAAGGGATTGAGCAATTGAAAAAACACGGAATTGAAGGTGTAGTTGTTATCGGTGGTGATGGATCTTACCACGGTGCTATGCGTTTGACTGAACATGGCTTCCCAGCTATCGGTCTTCCAGGTACAATCGATAACGATATCGTTGGTACTGACTTTACAATCGGTTTTGACACAGCGGTTACGACTGCAATGGACGCTATCGATAAGATTCGTGATACATCATCAAGTCACCGTCGTACTTTTGTAATCGAAGTTATGGGACGTAACGCTGGTGATATCGCTCTTTGGGCAGGTATTGCAACTGGTGCTGATGAAATCATCATTCCTGAAGAAGGATTTAAAATTGAAGATATCGTAGAAAGCATTAAATGTGGTTATGAGTGTGGTAAAAAACACAACATCATCGTCTTAGCAGAAGGTGTCATGTCAGCTGCTGAATTTGGTCAAAAACTTAAAGAAGCTGGAGATACAAGCGACCTTCGTGTGACAGAACTTGGACATATTCAACGTGGTGGTTCTCCAACTGCGCGTGACCGTGTTTTGGCTTCACGTATGGGTGCGCATGCCGTGAAACTTCTTAAAGAAGGTATTGGTGGTGTTGCGGTTGGTATCCGTAACGAGAAAATGGTTGAAAACCCAATTCTTGGAACTGCAGAAGAAGGAGCTTTGTTTAGCTTGACTGCAGACGGTAAGATTGTCGTTAACAACCCACACAAAGCTGATCTTGAGCTATCTAGCTTGAATAAGAGCTTGTCGTAA
- a CDS encoding ISL3 family transposase, whose amino-acid sequence MEQLHFITKLLDIKDPNIKILDITNRDTHKEIIAKLDYKAPSCPNCGSQMKKYDFQKPSKIPYLETTGMPTRILLKKRRFKCYQCSKMMVAETPLVKKNHQIPRIINQKIAQKLIEKTSMTDIAHQLSISTSTVIRKLNDFRFKHDLSRLPEIMSWDEYAFTKGKMSFIAQDFDKLNIITVLEGRTQAIIRNHFLKYDRTVRCRVKIITMDMFSPYYDLAKQLFPCAKIVLDRFHIVQHLSRAMSRVRVQIMNQFERKSHEYKAIKRYWKLIQQDSRKLSDKRFYRPTFRMHLTNKEILDKLLSYSEDLKHHYQIYQLLLFHFQNKDPEKFFGLIEDNQKQVHPIFQTVFKTFLKNKEKIINALQLPYSNAKLEATNNLIKLIKRNAFGFRNFENFKKRIFIALNIKKERTNFVLSRA is encoded by the coding sequence ATGGAACAATTACATTTTATCACAAAACTGCTCGATATTAAAGACCCAAACATCAAGATTCTAGATATCACCAATAGGGATACACACAAGGAAATCATCGCTAAATTGGATTATAAGGCTCCATCTTGTCCTAATTGTGGAAGTCAAATGAAGAAATATGACTTTCAAAAACCGTCTAAGATTCCTTACCTCGAAACGACCGGTATGCCTACTAGAATTCTCTTGAAAAAGCGTCGATTCAAGTGCTATCAGTGCTCAAAAATGATGGTGGCTGAGACTCCTCTAGTAAAGAAAAATCATCAAATCCCTCGTATCATCAACCAAAAGATTGCGCAAAAATTGATTGAAAAAACTTCTATGACCGATATTGCTCATCAGCTGTCCATTTCAACTTCAACTGTTATTCGCAAGCTCAATGACTTCCGTTTTAAGCATGATCTTTCTCGTCTTCCTGAAATTATGTCCTGGGACGAGTATGCCTTCACTAAGGGAAAGATGAGTTTCATTGCGCAAGATTTTGATAAGCTCAATATCATCACTGTTCTTGAAGGTAGAACACAAGCTATCATTCGAAATCACTTTCTTAAATATGATCGAACCGTCCGATGTCGAGTGAAGATCATTACGATGGATATGTTTAGTCCCTACTATGACTTGGCTAAACAGCTTTTTCCGTGTGCTAAAATTGTACTTGATCGCTTTCACATTGTGCAACATCTTAGTCGTGCTATGAGTCGTGTGCGTGTCCAAATCATGAATCAGTTTGAGCGAAAATCTCATGAATACAAGGCTATCAAGCGCTACTGGAAACTCATCCAACAGGATAGTCGTAAATTGAGTGATAAACGCTTTTATCGCCCTACTTTTCGTATGCACTTGACCAATAAAGAGATTCTAGACAAGCTTTTGAGCTATTCAGAAGACTTAAAACACCACTATCAGATCTATCAGCTCTTGCTTTTTCACTTTCAGAACAAAGATCCTGAGAAATTTTTCGGACTCATTGAGGACAATCAAAAGCAGGTTCATCCTATTTTTCAGACTGTCTTTAAAACCTTTCTAAAGAACAAAGAGAAAATCATCAACGCTCTTCAATTACCTTATTCCAACGCAAAATTGGAAGCGACCAATAATCTCATCAAACTTATCAAACGTAACGCCTTTGGATTTCGGAACTTTGAAAACTTCAAAAAAAGAATTTTTATCGCTCTGAACATCAAAAAAGAAAGGACGAATTTTGTCCTTTCTCGAGCTTAG